The following are encoded together in the Corticium candelabrum chromosome 1, ooCorCand1.1, whole genome shotgun sequence genome:
- the LOC134196571 gene encoding collectin-10-like: MFSFFVTVLVAIQVIATSAGQSVSDERNQQTCVSAGVPGIPGSPGVNGSPGRDGMKGGKGIKGEKGLVGDVGSKGNAGKIGPQGRQGIKGETGGKGEGMTLNWKQCVWNRNDAKDSGLIQNCNFRKHDSNSALHVAYA, encoded by the exons atgttttcattttttgtgacagttcttGTGGCcattcaagtcattgctacttctgctggtcaaagtgtgtcagatgagagaaatcagcag acatgtgtgtctgctggTGTTCCTGGCATACCTGGATCTCCTGGAGTTAATGGATCACCCGGACGagatggaatgaaaggagGAAAAGGAATAAAGGGAGAGAaaggattagttggagatgtcGGCAGTAAAGGTAATGCTGGGAAGATAGGTCCACAAGGTCGACAAGGGATAAAAGGAGAAACAGGAGGGAAAGGAGAAGGTAtgacactcaactggaaacagtgtgtgtggaatAGAAATGATGCCAAGGACAGTGGTCTGATTCAG aactgtaattttaggaaacatgacagcaattcagctctacatgttgcatatgcaTGA
- the LOC134185540 gene encoding uncharacterized protein K02A2.6-like produces the protein MDWNSLFQVQGEKRPSIVERFPTLFGPGVGTLKVSQVRITLKEGAQSKFYRSRPVPYALQEKVDSERSRLQSEAILRPVESSQWAAPIVLVWKADGTVRLCGDYKVTINPYLESNPYPMPNPKDLFATLAGGAIFSRLDMKHAYQQLQVKLDSQEYLTVNTSKGLFAYVKSNTVWDQHSIQHLAERNE, from the coding sequence ATGGATTGGAACTCATTGTTTCAAGTCCAGGGAGAGAAGCGTCCTAGTATAGTTGAGCGGTTTCCTACACTATTTGGTCCAGGAGTCGGTACCTTGAAAGTAAGTCAAGTCAGGATAACACTGAAAGAGGGAGCTCAATCGAAGTTCTATAGATCCCGTCCTGTACCGTACGCGTTACAAGAGAAAGTGGACAGTGAGCGATCTCGGTTGCAAAGTGAAGCCATACTGAGACCTGTGGAAAGCAGTCAGTGGGCCGCGCCCATAGTACTAGTCTGGAAAGCAGATGGGACTGTGCGTCTGTGTGGAGATTACAAAGTGACAATTAATCCTTATTTAGAGAGCAATCCATACCCTATGCCTAATCCTAAAGATCTGTTTGCCACACTAGCAGGAGGAGCCATATTTTCAAGGCTGGATATGAAACATGCTTACCAACAGTTGCAAGTGAAGCTAGACAGCCAAGAATATCTGACCGTGAATACCAGTAAGGGGCTGTTCGCTTACGTAAAATCAAATACCGTTTGGGATCAGCACAGCATCCAGCATCTGGCAGAGAGAAATGAATAG
- the LOC134185631 gene encoding uncharacterized protein K02A2.6-like — translation MADGTERPIAFAFRTLSQAGGKYAQLEKRGTGSYLWADITKETPRDQILRRVYQYTKCGWGPNGEPVIEQYRRRASELSIENGCLLWAIRVIIPSKLRLLILSELHKGHLGMSRMKSLARSYVWWPSLDKEIEEVVKQCEACQSWRSKPARIDPPHPWIYPQKPWERVYADFCEVVGKQYLLMVESFSKWPEVHDLGTHTSTSTSSGSSQNNNSARENITQTTPMSQQSHQIPPSATVTEERPYPLRENRNHLHSTDNPKGRGV, via the exons ATGGCAGATGGAACAGAAAGACCGATAGCTTTCGCGTTTAGAACTCTGTCTCAAGCGGGAGGAAAATATGCACAGTTGGAGAAAAGAGGCACTGGCTCTTATCTTTGGG CTGATATTACAAAAGAAACGCCGAGAGATCAAATCCTAAGGAGAGTTTATCAGTATACAAAATGTGGTTGGGGACCCAATGGCGAACCAGTCATTGAACAATACAGGAGACGAGCGAGCGAGCTTTCGATTGAGAACGGTTGCTTACTATGGGCAATCCGTGTCATCATTCCAAGCAAGTTGAGATTGTTGATTCTGTCTGAGTTACACAAAGGACACTTAGGAATGAGTCGAATGAAATCATTGGCCCGCAGCTATGTATGGTGGCCAAGCCTAGATAAAGAGATTGAGGAAGTAGTGAAGCAGTGTGAAGCTTGTCAAAGTTGGCGAAGCAAACCGGCTCGGATAGATCCTCCGCACCCTTGGATTTACCCTCAGAAGCCATGGGAGAGAGTCTACGCCGACTTTTGTGAAGTCGTAGGGAAGCAGTACCTGCTTATGGTGGAGTCATTCAGTAAATGGCCTGAAGTACATGATCTAGGTACTCATACATCCACGAGCACATCATCAGGATCCTCTCAAAATAATAACAGTGCACGAGAAAACATCACTCAGACTACACCAATGTCCCAGCAGTCTCACCAGATACCACCGTCTGCAACAGTTACTGAAGAGAGACCATACCCTCTCCGTGAAAACAGAAACCACTTGCACAGTACCGACAATCCTAAAGGGCGAGGAGTGTGa